From one Mytilus edulis chromosome 1, xbMytEdul2.2, whole genome shotgun sequence genomic stretch:
- the LOC139497881 gene encoding uncharacterized protein isoform X2 — translation MARRPCLSLFTLICVITAALLAAIYFPIEFGNKKDETASTSNLFVIKNDVTGAKLNEVRKYPLKGDKHCLATVESYLDNKGQFIIPSEELFSTLPDNVIACLYKRYGSTLQTYCPMHGRHGSVKDGWTFCQSGCYTPNANTMIYAISSVNDAVNEKSAKLKLNSNVERFSIKQNTGWTLSKQLVVSKKVNGSTGQNTQTETDLTKLLDKIKTKTGTEDVLIIDAGALTKQILTTVLKSAVLEKFQQVLIRTNYRSGGSIDYKAALRHYRSIYEEGFRLFWSREEWGCARGLLTGCLYLHFMHKDCRDSSKKMDDTHLTIPDESTLNSYGNATITDLYTRYLTSLQIHCTQVIRPGILKDGGWNVCHDVKYRPTVNCLVYDFGIGNDFVFDDDITKIYGCEVHGFDPTMKMKSRRRSEKAWFHDVGIGEVEYTRRNKFKMSTFQNISKALGHENRKMDIIKMDIEKSEWVSMPVMIKQGYFKDVKQFLIEFHAYPAVSYLLQLKSLYDIGFRIFWYHRNPFWKNLFVHNDTQHSACYEVHMMKVDV, via the exons ATGGCAAGACGGCCGTGCCTTTCCTTATTTACCCTTATTTGCGTTATAACCGCTGCACTTCTAGCTGCTATTTATTTCCCAATCGAATTTGGCAACAAGAAAGACGAAACAGCTAGT ACATCTAACTTATTTGTTATCAAAAACGATGTAACAGGAGCAAAGCTGAATGAAGTTCGAAAATATCCATTAAAAGGAGATAAACATTGTCTAGCTACA GTAGAATCATATCTAGACAACAAAGGACAATTCATTATCCCATCAGAGGAACTGTTTTCTACACTACCAGACAATGTTATCGCCTGTTTATATAAAAG ataTGGAAGTACGCTACAGACATACTGTCCAATGCACGGCCGTCACGGAAGTGTTAAGGATGGATGGACTTTTTGTCAAAGTGGATGCTACACACCAAATGCAAATACAATGATTTATGCTATCAG TTCGGTCAACGATGCGGTAAATGAGAAGAGTGCGAAACTGAAGCTTAATTCCAATGTAGAACGCTTCAGTATAAA ACAAAACACCGGTTGGACTCTTAGTAAACAATTAGTAGTTTCAAAAAAGGTCAATGGATCAACAGGTCAGAACACACAGACCGAGACAGATTTGACTAAACTTCTggataaaatcaaaacaaaaacg GGAACAGAAGATGTACTTATCATCGATGCTGGTGCTCTAACGAAACAAATCTTGACTACAGTTTTAAAGTCCGCTGTTTTAGAAAAATTTCAACAGGTGTTAATACGGACGAACTACAGGTCAGGAGGGAGCATAGACTATAAAGCCGCCTTACGCCATTACAGGTCAATTTACGAAGAAGGATTTAGATTATTTTGGTCAAGAGAAGAATGGGGATGTGCCCGGGGACTTCTAACTGGATGtctttatttacatttt ATGCACAAGGACTGCAGAGATTCCTCGAAAAAG ATGGATGATACACATTTAACAATTCCAGATGAGTCTACACTAAATTCATACGGTAATGCTACAATTACGGACTTGTACACAAG GTACTTAACATCACTCCAAATACATTGTACCCAAGTTATACGACCTGGAATACTAAAAGATGGTGGATGGAACGTTTGTCATGATGTTAAATATAGACCAACAGTAAATTGTCTTGTATATGACTTTGG GATTGGAAATGATTTCGTTTTTGATGATGACATAACGAAGATATATGGCTGTGAAGTTCATGGTTTCGATCCAAC CATGAAAATGAAATCAAGGAGAAGATCTGAAAAAGCTTGGTTCCACGATGTTGGTATTGGAGAAGTTGAATATACAAGACGTAACAAATTTAAGATGTCAACATTCCAAAATATTAGTAAAGCTCTTGGTCATGAAAAT AgaaaaatggacattattaaAATGGACATTGAAAAATCTGAATGGGTCAGTATGCCAGTTATGATCAAGCAAGGATATTTTAAAGATGTAAAACAGTTTCTTATTGAATTTCATGCATATCCTGCTGTGTCCTATCTGTTGCAATTGAAATCATTATATGATATAGGATTTAGGATTTTTTGGTACCATAGAAATCCCTTTTGGAAAAATTTGTTTGTTCACAATGATACTCAACACTCTGCTTGCTACGAGGTTCATATGATGAAAGTTGATGTGTAG